In Paracoccus fistulariae, a single window of DNA contains:
- the pcaC gene encoding 4-carboxymuconolactone decarboxylase: MSDRYQRGMTVRREVLGDTHVDRAEFLKTEFDEPFQDLITNAAWGTVWASDGISRRERSMLTLALLAATGNFEEIPMHIRATSRTGASKQDVQEAFQHVAIYAGVPKANHALKLARQTYAEMEAEEKPYETS, translated from the coding sequence ATGTCTGATCGTTACCAGCGTGGAATGACCGTCCGCCGAGAGGTGCTTGGCGATACCCATGTGGATCGCGCCGAATTTCTGAAGACCGAATTTGACGAACCCTTTCAGGACCTGATTACCAACGCCGCCTGGGGCACGGTCTGGGCCAGCGACGGGATCAGCCGCCGCGAACGCTCCATGCTGACGCTTGCACTTCTGGCGGCGACCGGGAATTTCGAGGAAATTCCCATGCATATCCGTGCCACATCGCGCACCGGCGCGTCGAAACAGGACGTGCAAGAAGCGTTTCAGCACGTCGCAATCTATGCCGGCGTGCCCAAGGCCAATCACGCATTGAAACTGGCACGGCAGACCTATGCCGAGATGGAAGCCGAGGAAAAACCTTATGAAACAAGCTGA
- a CDS encoding lyase family protein — protein MNLTDGLFSDSELADVMGPRAQLSAMLTVEAALARVQARIGIIPDAAATRIADTARSLAPEPFDLLAATAKAGIAAQALVGALKKACGDSGQWAHFGATSQDIQDTGLVLQLRDALLILEARLERLQATLGSKARDFAETAIPARTRFQMAAPTTLGAKIAVWRAPLQRDQERLQQLRPRLFNVSLYGAAGTGAALNPDMAGIRAALAADLGLGAPVVPWHAARDAIAELGGWLSLLTGTLGKIGVDLILLSQSEISEVSAGSGGGSSTMPQKSNPVMAEALVTLARLNAGAVGTLHQAMVHAQERDGSALALEWQVLPDMIIRTGAALRLAQDLADSLTARTDRIGASFTADKGAMLAEAAGFYLSRQMPREDALAIVSKALKMLNEGTYATLADALTELEPGHNWPQILAPQNNLGDAPGQAKY, from the coding sequence ATGAATCTGACGGACGGATTGTTCAGCGACAGCGAATTGGCGGATGTGATGGGCCCACGGGCGCAGCTCTCTGCCATGCTGACGGTCGAGGCGGCGCTGGCACGGGTGCAGGCGCGGATAGGGATCATTCCCGATGCCGCAGCGACCCGCATTGCCGATACCGCCCGCAGTCTGGCCCCGGAGCCCTTCGATCTTCTGGCCGCCACGGCCAAGGCCGGCATTGCCGCACAGGCGCTGGTCGGTGCGCTGAAGAAAGCCTGTGGCGATAGCGGCCAATGGGCGCATTTCGGCGCGACCTCGCAGGATATTCAGGATACCGGGCTGGTGCTGCAACTGCGGGACGCGCTGCTGATCCTTGAGGCGCGGTTAGAGCGGTTGCAGGCGACGCTGGGCAGCAAGGCCCGCGACTTCGCCGAAACCGCGATTCCCGCGCGGACGCGCTTTCAGATGGCGGCGCCGACGACGCTTGGCGCGAAAATCGCTGTCTGGCGCGCGCCCCTGCAGCGCGATCAGGAACGGCTGCAGCAGTTGCGCCCGCGCCTTTTCAACGTCTCGCTTTACGGTGCGGCGGGTACGGGCGCGGCGCTGAACCCGGACATGGCGGGGATTCGCGCCGCGCTTGCCGCCGATCTGGGTCTGGGCGCCCCGGTGGTGCCCTGGCACGCCGCCCGCGATGCGATTGCCGAACTGGGCGGCTGGTTGTCCCTGCTGACCGGCACGCTGGGCAAGATCGGCGTCGATCTGATCCTGCTGTCGCAATCCGAAATTTCCGAGGTTTCAGCGGGCTCTGGCGGCGGTTCCTCGACCATGCCGCAGAAATCCAACCCGGTGATGGCCGAGGCGCTGGTGACACTGGCGCGGCTGAATGCGGGCGCGGTTGGCACGTTGCATCAGGCGATGGTTCATGCGCAGGAACGTGACGGCAGCGCGCTGGCGCTGGAATGGCAGGTGCTGCCCGATATGATCATCCGCACCGGCGCGGCGCTGCGTCTGGCGCAGGATCTGGCCGACAGCCTGACCGCCCGGACAGACCGCATCGGTGCCAGCTTCACCGCCGACAAGGGCGCCATGCTGGCCGAAGCGGCGGGCTTTTACCTCAGCCGCCAGATGCCCCGGGAAGATGCTTTGGCTATTGTCTCCAAGGCGCTGAAAATGCTGAATGAAGGCACGTATGCGACCTTGGCCGACGCGCTGACAGAACTGGAACCGGGACATAACTGGCCGCAGATCCTGGCGCCGCAGAACAATCTTGGCGATGCCCCCGGGCAGGCCAAATACTGA
- the pcaH gene encoding protocatechuate 3,4-dioxygenase subunit beta: protein MKQAEFYQRDRRLQPPALTPDYKTSVARSPRYSMISLQNSVSEITGPVFGHNDIDPIDNDLILNYAKSGDPIGERIIVHGRVLDENARPVPNTLVEIWQANAGGRYRHKKDSYLAPIDPNFGGCGRTITDENGHYFFRTVKPGAYPWRNWVNNWRPAHIHVSVFGSGFAQRLITQLYFEGDPLIPHCPIVKTIPDPDAIEQLIAKLDLNATIPLDSIAYKFDIVLRGRRSTMFENRLEGN from the coding sequence ATGAAACAAGCTGAATTCTATCAACGTGACCGCCGATTGCAGCCCCCGGCCCTGACGCCGGATTACAAGACCTCGGTCGCGCGCAGCCCGCGCTATTCGATGATCTCGCTGCAGAACTCGGTCAGCGAAATCACCGGGCCGGTCTTTGGCCATAACGATATCGATCCGATCGATAACGATCTGATCCTGAACTATGCCAAATCCGGCGATCCGATCGGTGAACGCATCATCGTGCATGGCCGGGTGCTGGACGAAAATGCCCGCCCCGTGCCCAATACGCTGGTCGAGATCTGGCAGGCCAATGCAGGCGGGCGCTATCGCCACAAGAAGGACAGCTATCTGGCGCCCATCGACCCGAATTTCGGCGGTTGCGGACGCACGATCACCGATGAGAACGGGCATTACTTCTTTCGCACGGTGAAGCCCGGCGCCTATCCGTGGCGCAACTGGGTCAATAACTGGCGGCCCGCGCATATCCATGTCTCGGTCTTCGGTTCGGGCTTTGCGCAACGCCTGATCACACAGCTTTATTTCGAGGGCGACCCGCTGATTCCGCATTGTCCCATCGTCAAGACCATCCCCGATCCCGATGCCATCGAACAATTGATCGCGAAGCTGGATCTGAATGCGACGATACCGCTGGATTCCATCGCCTATAAATTCGACATTGTCCTGCGGGGACGCCGCTCGACCATGTTCGAGAACCGTCTGGAGGGGAACTGA
- a CDS encoding TRAP transporter substrate-binding protein: MKKILIATVASMVLTGAAAAQEVTLRVHHFLSADAPIQVGVLEPWEKMVEEQSGGRIDVQLFPSMQLGGKPPQLFDQARDGIVDISWTILGYTPGRFPISEVFELPFMSGTATETTAALQEFQAKYLTEELREVKPLLLHAPASYKVHVKGGPVAKMADLSGLKIRTPSRTMTDGLSALGATPVGMPVPEVTQAISTGVIDGTVIPWEVFGSLRLEEVTKQHTEFGTENGGMSTSIMALVMNKAKYDALPDDLKKVIDDNSGQALAALAGQAMDDEETAQRQKAIDAGATITVIPEDQLTEWKDASQPVIDNWVATMTDAGHDGQAIVDDAKAMLAKAQGQ, translated from the coding sequence ATGAAGAAAATCCTGATCGCCACGGTCGCCAGCATGGTGCTGACCGGTGCCGCCGCCGCGCAAGAGGTGACCTTGCGCGTGCATCATTTCCTGTCGGCCGATGCACCGATCCAGGTCGGCGTGCTTGAGCCCTGGGAAAAGATGGTCGAGGAGCAATCCGGCGGTCGCATCGATGTGCAGCTGTTCCCCTCGATGCAGCTTGGCGGCAAGCCGCCGCAGCTTTTCGATCAGGCGCGTGACGGCATCGTCGATATCAGCTGGACGATTCTGGGCTACACGCCGGGCCGTTTCCCGATTTCCGAAGTGTTCGAACTGCCCTTCATGTCGGGAACCGCCACCGAGACCACGGCCGCGCTGCAGGAATTTCAGGCGAAATACCTGACCGAGGAGTTGCGAGAGGTCAAACCGCTGCTGCTGCACGCCCCGGCCAGCTACAAGGTGCATGTCAAGGGTGGCCCCGTGGCCAAGATGGCGGATCTGAGCGGGCTGAAAATCCGCACCCCGTCGCGCACCATGACCGATGGGCTTTCCGCCCTTGGCGCGACCCCCGTCGGCATGCCGGTCCCCGAAGTGACCCAGGCAATCAGCACCGGCGTCATCGACGGCACCGTGATCCCGTGGGAGGTGTTCGGATCGCTGCGCCTGGAAGAGGTGACCAAGCAGCATACCGAATTCGGCACGGAAAACGGCGGCATGTCCACCTCGATCATGGCGCTGGTGATGAACAAGGCGAAATATGACGCCCTGCCCGATGATCTGAAAAAGGTGATCGACGACAATTCCGGTCAGGCGCTGGCCGCGCTGGCGGGACAGGCTATGGATGACGAGGAAACCGCGCAGCGCCAGAAGGCGATTGATGCCGGCGCCACCATCACCGTGATCCCCGAGGATCAGCTGACCGAGTGGAAAGACGCCTCGCAGCCGGTTATCGACAACTGGGTCGCGACGATGACCGATGCGGGTCATGACGGTCAGGCGATTGTCGATGATGCAAAGGCCATGCTGGCCAAGGCGCAAGGCCAGTAA
- a CDS encoding TRAP transporter small permease — protein sequence MADADMMTEHGKAVPVPGWLYKLCGLFAGIGGVTLLALMLMTVASVTLRAVIGKPIPGDYEMVELCSAIAIFCFLPWCQVNAGNVLVDFFTQKTSARTNHLLEAVGDLLYLLIAALLLWRMIHGASEMRSYAEQTMVLRLPVWTSFIVILPATALLVATCTATMMGHLRMART from the coding sequence ATGGCCGATGCCGATATGATGACTGAACATGGTAAAGCTGTCCCGGTTCCGGGATGGCTTTACAAGCTTTGCGGCCTGTTCGCGGGGATCGGCGGCGTCACCTTGCTGGCGCTGATGCTGATGACGGTGGCCAGCGTGACCTTGCGCGCGGTGATCGGAAAACCGATTCCGGGCGATTACGAGATGGTCGAATTGTGCAGCGCGATTGCCATTTTCTGCTTTCTGCCCTGGTGTCAGGTGAATGCGGGCAATGTGCTGGTCGATTTCTTCACCCAGAAGACCTCGGCGCGCACCAACCACCTGCTGGAGGCTGTCGGAGATCTGCTTTACCTGCTGATCGCGGCGCTGCTGCTGTGGCGCATGATCCACGGCGCCAGCGAGATGCGCAGCTATGCCGAACAGACGATGGTGCTGCGACTGCCCGTCTGGACCAGCTTTATCGTCATCCTGCCCGCCACGGCGCTGCTGGTTGCCACCTGCACGGCCACGATGATGGGACATTTGCGGATGGCACGCACATGA
- a CDS encoding efflux RND transporter periplasmic adaptor subunit, with translation MTSLTRIFVFAGLISAVLPAGQVLAQQQGQDAPPPPVTVVTLTAQDVTLTTSLPGRVVAQSEAELRPQVGGLIIERLFDEGKKVSKGDALYRIDPRTYEAGVAQAEAALAQAEAAAAAARREADRVATLRDRRVASEQTEDTAIAARDAADAAVQSAKAQLLAANIDLDRATITAPIDGEIGLAQVSAGALVTAGQAEPLAVIRSIDPVRVDVTQSAADIIRWQRRGPDAALPPDLDRTVSLRLADGSTYEHTGSLTGAEPHVNETTGVVTLRMQFDNPEGLLLPGMYVQAEIPQAQLKDVILAPQEGVSRDRRGRPVALVVNADNIVEQRELEIVQDRGDDWVVTDGLSDGDRLIVEGVQRIGPGMPVTPEERPAEDVSAETAHSDAAPEAADADTAETADAAETAETETAPAE, from the coding sequence ATGACCTCGCTGACTCGGATTTTTGTTTTTGCCGGTTTGATCTCGGCAGTCTTGCCCGCCGGGCAGGTTTTGGCGCAGCAACAGGGTCAGGACGCGCCGCCGCCGCCGGTGACGGTGGTGACGCTGACGGCGCAGGATGTCACCCTGACGACCAGCCTGCCGGGCCGCGTCGTCGCACAATCCGAGGCCGAGCTGCGCCCTCAGGTCGGCGGGCTGATCATCGAAAGGCTGTTCGATGAGGGCAAGAAAGTGTCCAAGGGCGACGCGCTTTACCGCATCGACCCGCGCACCTATGAGGCCGGCGTGGCGCAGGCCGAAGCCGCCCTTGCGCAGGCCGAGGCCGCCGCCGCCGCCGCCCGGCGCGAGGCAGACCGCGTTGCCACCTTGCGCGACCGCCGCGTGGCCAGCGAGCAGACCGAGGACACCGCGATTGCCGCGCGCGATGCGGCCGATGCCGCCGTGCAATCCGCCAAGGCGCAATTGCTGGCGGCCAATATCGATCTGGACCGCGCCACGATCACCGCGCCGATTGACGGGGAAATCGGTCTGGCGCAGGTCAGCGCGGGCGCGCTTGTCACCGCCGGTCAGGCCGAGCCTCTGGCCGTCATCCGCAGCATCGATCCGGTGCGCGTCGATGTGACCCAGTCGGCGGCGGATATCATCCGCTGGCAACGGCGCGGCCCGGATGCGGCCCTGCCGCCCGATCTGGATCGCACGGTCAGCCTGCGCCTTGCCGATGGCAGCACCTATGAACATACCGGATCGCTGACCGGGGCAGAGCCGCATGTGAATGAAACCACGGGCGTGGTGACGCTGCGGATGCAGTTCGACAATCCCGAAGGTCTGTTGCTGCCCGGCATGTATGTGCAGGCCGAGATCCCGCAGGCACAGCTGAAAGACGTGATCCTTGCCCCGCAAGAGGGGGTCTCGCGTGATCGTCGCGGGCGTCCGGTCGCGCTGGTGGTCAATGCCGACAATATCGTCGAGCAGCGCGAGCTGGAGATCGTTCAGGATCGCGGCGACGACTGGGTCGTGACCGATGGTCTGTCGGATGGCGACCGGCTGATCGTCGAGGGCGTCCAGCGGATCGGCCCGGGCATGCCCGTGACCCCGGAAGAGCGCCCGGCAGAGGATGTTTCGGCAGAGACGGCCCATAGCGACGCCGCACCGGAAGCCGCCGATGCCGACACCGCCGAGACGGCCGACGCAGCAGAGACAGCCGAGACAGAAACCGCGCCC
- the pcaG gene encoding protocatechuate 3,4-dioxygenase subunit alpha yields the protein MPQKLDYLRESASQTAGPYVHIGLAPGAAGFDIYRQELGHDIAGPNAAGERIRVEGLVIDGMGSPVKDVLLEVWQANAAGIYAHPEGGGEVEEGFRGWGRVITDFETGEWGFDTVKPGAAMGRNGRLMAPHLNLWIVARGINIGLNTRVYFDDEAEANAADPVINMIEWEKRRASLIATRSMRDGKPVYRFDIRLQGDDETVFFDI from the coding sequence ATGCCGCAGAAACTGGATTACCTTCGCGAAAGCGCCTCGCAGACGGCGGGCCCCTATGTGCATATCGGTCTCGCCCCCGGTGCCGCGGGCTTTGACATCTACCGTCAGGAACTGGGCCATGACATCGCCGGGCCGAATGCCGCAGGAGAGCGGATCCGGGTCGAGGGTCTTGTCATCGACGGCATGGGCAGCCCGGTCAAGGATGTGCTGCTGGAGGTCTGGCAGGCCAATGCGGCGGGCATCTATGCCCATCCCGAAGGCGGCGGCGAGGTCGAAGAGGGCTTTCGTGGCTGGGGCCGCGTCATCACCGATTTCGAGACCGGCGAATGGGGGTTCGACACCGTCAAGCCGGGCGCGGCCATGGGTCGTAATGGCCGCCTGATGGCGCCGCATCTGAACCTGTGGATCGTCGCGCGCGGCATCAATATCGGGCTGAACACGCGGGTCTATTTCGACGATGAGGCCGAGGCCAATGCCGCCGATCCGGTGATCAACATGATCGAATGGGAAAAGCGTCGCGCAAGCCTGATCGCCACCCGTTCCATGCGGGATGGAAAACCCGTATATCGCTTTGATATTCGCCTGCAAGGCGATGACGAAACAGTGTTTTTTGATATTTGA
- a CDS encoding 3-keto-5-aminohexanoate cleavage protein, with product MTTPCIICVAITGSLPTKENNPAVPITVTEQIESTHEAFEAGASIAHCHVRDDAGKPTSDPERFAALKEGLEKHCPGLIVQLSTGGRSGAGSERGGMLSLRPDMASLSVGSNNFPTRVYENPPDLVDWLASEMITHDVKPEIEAFDLSHILQAAKMHQDGRIKDRPYVQFVMGVKNAMPADREVFDYYITTVKRLFGEDTPWCAAGIGPNQILLNEWAVSSGGHARTGLEDNVRIDRDTLAPSNAALVRRVVDLCETYQRPVATWQQAREMLGLRAA from the coding sequence ATGACGACACCTTGCATCATCTGTGTGGCAATCACCGGTTCCCTGCCCACGAAGGAAAATAACCCCGCCGTTCCGATCACCGTCACCGAACAGATCGAATCGACCCATGAGGCGTTCGAGGCCGGGGCCAGCATCGCCCATTGCCATGTCCGCGACGATGCGGGCAAGCCGACCAGCGATCCCGAGCGTTTTGCCGCGCTGAAAGAGGGGCTGGAAAAGCACTGTCCGGGCCTGATCGTGCAGCTTTCGACCGGCGGACGGTCCGGCGCGGGCTCAGAGCGCGGCGGCATGCTGTCGCTGCGCCCGGATATGGCCTCGCTCTCGGTCGGGTCGAACAACTTCCCGACCCGCGTTTACGAAAATCCGCCCGATCTGGTCGATTGGCTGGCCAGCGAAATGATCACGCATGACGTGAAGCCTGAAATCGAAGCCTTTGATCTGTCGCATATTTTGCAGGCCGCCAAGATGCATCAGGATGGCCGCATCAAGGACCGGCCCTATGTGCAATTCGTGATGGGCGTCAAGAATGCCATGCCTGCGGATCGCGAGGTCTTCGACTATTACATCACCACGGTGAAGCGCCTGTTTGGCGAGGACACGCCCTGGTGTGCCGCAGGGATCGGCCCGAACCAGATCCTTCTGAACGAATGGGCTGTCTCTTCGGGCGGTCATGCGCGCACTGGGCTGGAAGATAACGTCCGCATCGATCGCGACACGCTGGCCCCGTCCAATGCGGCGCTGGTCCGGCGCGTTGTCGATCTGTGCGAGACATATCAGCGCCCGGTCGCCACCTGGCAGCAGGCGCGCGAGATGCTGGGATTGCGCGCCGCATGA
- the pobA gene encoding 4-hydroxybenzoate 3-monooxygenase has protein sequence MRHQVVIIGGGPSGLLLGQLLHRQGIDAVVLERKTRDYVLGRIRAGVLETGLVSLMEEAGVADRLHREGYVHDGTQIAFGGEMFHLDLKALTGKPVIVYGQTEVTRDLYDAREAAGARTEFEVDHVVIHDADSDKPYVTYDQNGESHRIDCDFIAGCDGFHGVSRQAIPLSVRREYEKTYPFGWLGILSHTPPVSDELIYANSDRGFALCSMRNENLSRYYIQCALSDHPEDWTDTAFWSELKRRLPDEVADDLVTGPTIEKSIAPLRSFVTEPMRWGRLFLCGDAAHIVPPTGAKGLNTAASDVHYLYHALVQHYHDSDDEGIDRYSERALLRVWKAERFSWWFSSLLHRYPDQSPFDLKMQRAEIAFLRDNHAQQQAFAENYIGLPY, from the coding sequence ATGCGTCATCAAGTGGTTATCATCGGCGGCGGTCCGTCGGGACTTTTGCTGGGACAGTTGCTGCACCGTCAGGGCATCGATGCCGTGGTGCTGGAGCGCAAGACCCGCGATTATGTGCTGGGGCGCATCCGGGCGGGCGTATTGGAAACCGGTCTGGTCTCGCTGATGGAAGAGGCGGGCGTCGCCGACCGCCTGCATCGCGAAGGCTATGTCCATGACGGCACCCAGATCGCCTTTGGCGGAGAGATGTTCCACCTGGACCTGAAGGCGCTGACCGGCAAGCCGGTGATCGTCTATGGCCAGACCGAGGTGACGCGCGATCTTTACGATGCCCGCGAGGCCGCAGGCGCCCGCACGGAATTCGAGGTCGATCACGTCGTGATCCATGACGCCGACAGCGACAAGCCCTATGTCACCTATGACCAGAATGGCGAAAGCCACCGGATCGATTGCGATTTCATCGCGGGCTGCGACGGCTTTCACGGCGTCAGCCGCCAGGCCATCCCGCTGAGCGTCCGTCGCGAATATGAAAAGACCTATCCTTTCGGCTGGCTGGGGATCCTGTCGCATACGCCTCCGGTCAGCGATGAACTGATCTATGCCAATTCGGATCGCGGCTTTGCGCTATGTTCGATGCGCAATGAGAACCTGTCGCGCTATTACATCCAATGCGCCCTGTCCGATCACCCCGAGGATTGGACCGATACCGCCTTCTGGTCCGAATTGAAGCGCCGCCTGCCCGACGAGGTCGCCGATGATCTGGTCACCGGGCCGACCATCGAAAAATCCATTGCCCCCTTGCGCAGCTTCGTGACCGAGCCGATGCGGTGGGGTCGGCTGTTCCTCTGCGGCGACGCGGCCCATATCGTGCCGCCCACCGGGGCCAAGGGCCTGAACACGGCGGCCAGTGACGTCCATTACCTGTATCACGCGCTGGTCCAGCATTATCACGACAGCGATGACGAGGGCATCGACCGCTATTCCGAACGCGCCCTGCTGCGTGTCTGGAAGGCCGAGCGGTTCAGCTGGTGGTTCAGCAGCCTGCTGCACCGCTATCCCGATCAAAGCCCCTTCGACCTGAAGATGCAGCGCGCCGAAATCGCCTTCCTGCGCGACAATCACGCCCAGCAGCAGGCCTTTGCGGAAAACTATATCGGATTGCCCTACTGA
- the pcaQ gene encoding pca operon transcription factor PcaQ: MHRRIKIRHLQAFTEIVRQNSMKEAAKRLFLTQPAISRTLSELEEILGAVLLTRDRGGIALTPQGEFFLTYAQTSLSALEQGLDGIEQAGREGAMQMRVGALPSVAARLMPEVVSEVARIAPELRLTIADGPHGHLTGMLRAGQLDLVIGRMGEPETMRDLSFTQLYLEEVVVVVRPGHPILDDPDLRRIADWPVIYPAPSAAIRPFVERLLIMHGVTLPPRRIETVSGAFGRVHTRRSDAIWFISAGVVAREVAEGVLVRLPIATELTQGPIGLMRRSDAADSVASQIFVQAVRRTLDVLGLVTPGGAADETAL; encoded by the coding sequence ATGCACCGGCGTATCAAAATCCGACATCTGCAGGCCTTTACCGAGATCGTCCGCCAGAACAGCATGAAGGAGGCCGCCAAGCGCCTGTTCCTGACACAGCCTGCCATTTCGCGCACCCTGTCCGAGCTGGAAGAGATCCTGGGCGCGGTGCTGCTGACGCGCGACCGGGGCGGGATCGCGCTGACGCCGCAGGGAGAGTTCTTTCTGACCTATGCCCAGACCAGCCTGTCGGCGCTGGAGCAGGGGCTGGACGGGATCGAACAGGCAGGACGCGAAGGCGCGATGCAGATGCGCGTCGGTGCGCTGCCCTCGGTCGCGGCGCGGCTGATGCCCGAGGTGGTGTCGGAGGTTGCGCGGATCGCGCCCGAATTGCGGCTGACCATCGCCGATGGCCCGCATGGCCATCTGACGGGGATGCTGCGCGCAGGTCAGCTTGATCTGGTGATCGGCCGTATGGGAGAGCCAGAGACGATGCGCGATCTCAGCTTTACCCAGCTGTATCTGGAAGAGGTCGTCGTCGTCGTCCGCCCCGGCCATCCGATTCTGGACGATCCCGACCTGCGCCGGATCGCGGACTGGCCGGTGATCTATCCCGCGCCCTCGGCCGCCATCCGGCCTTTCGTCGAACGGTTGCTGATCATGCATGGGGTGACATTGCCGCCGCGGCGGATCGAGACGGTCTCGGGCGCTTTTGGCAGGGTGCATACGCGGCGCAGCGATGCGATCTGGTTCATCTCGGCCGGGGTGGTCGCGCGCGAAGTGGCCGAGGGGGTGCTGGTCCGCCTGCCCATCGCCACAGAACTGACGCAGGGTCCGATCGGCCTGATGCGGCGGTCGGATGCCGCCGACTCGGTCGCCTCGCAGATTTTCGTACAGGCGGTACGCCGCACGCTGGATGTCCTGGGGCTGGTCACGCCGGGCGGGGCTGCGGATGAAACCGCGCTTTAG
- the pcaD gene encoding 3-oxoadipate enol-lactonase, which translates to MQHVTINDTGLHYADQGPRDGAALVFANSLGTDLRVWDAVLPHLPDGLRIIRYDKRGHGLSQETPGPYSIGQLADDAAGLIRYLGLRDVVFVGLSIGGLIGQSLASRHGDLLRGLVISNSAAKIGEADMWRDRIAAIRADGLPSIGAATMERWFSPEFRASGNAAPWQRMLERQPLGGYAACCEAIASADLRAETARLELPVQLIAGELDGATPPQIVQDTADLIAGSRMEVIKGAGHIPCVETPQTYTAILSRFLKEIGHV; encoded by the coding sequence ATGCAGCATGTCACCATCAACGATACCGGTCTGCATTACGCGGATCAGGGCCCCCGCGATGGCGCGGCGCTGGTCTTTGCCAATTCGCTGGGCACCGATCTGCGGGTCTGGGACGCGGTTCTGCCGCATCTGCCGGACGGATTGCGCATCATCCGATATGACAAGCGCGGCCACGGTCTGTCGCAGGAAACGCCGGGCCCCTATTCGATCGGGCAACTGGCCGATGATGCGGCCGGGCTGATCCGGTATCTGGGGCTGCGCGACGTGGTTTTCGTCGGGCTGTCTATCGGCGGGCTGATCGGGCAATCGCTGGCATCGCGTCATGGCGATCTGCTGCGCGGGCTGGTGATTTCCAACAGCGCCGCAAAGATCGGCGAGGCCGACATGTGGCGCGACCGGATCGCCGCGATCCGCGCCGATGGCCTGCCCAGCATCGGCGCCGCGACGATGGAGCGCTGGTTTTCACCCGAGTTCCGCGCCTCGGGCAACGCTGCACCGTGGCAGCGGATGCTGGAGCGTCAGCCGCTGGGTGGCTATGCCGCCTGCTGCGAGGCGATTGCCAGCGCCGATCTGCGCGCCGAGACCGCCCGCCTGGAACTGCCCGTGCAACTGATCGCGGGCGAATTGGACGGCGCCACCCCGCCGCAGATCGTGCAGGACACCGCCGATCTGATCGCGGGCTCGCGCATGGAGGTCATCAAGGGCGCGGGCCATATCCCCTGCGTCGAGACCCCGCAGACCTATACCGCCATCCTGTCCCGCTTTTTAAAGGAGATTGGCCATGTCTGA